In the Peptoclostridium acidaminophilum DSM 3953 genome, one interval contains:
- a CDS encoding relaxase/mobilization nuclease domain-containing protein, with product MAITKIHPIKSTLNYAIDYITNADKTDEKLLVSSYLCHPISAHTAFIKTREDANTSGSVIARHLIQSFYPGETTPDKAHEIGLELCKKILKDEYQYVLSTHVDKGHIHNHIIFNNVNSKTGKCYQSNKRSYHQIRFQSDTLCKENNLSVIDEYYEAYKRKYKTNGKSWYENEQHKKGTSWKSKLQFDIDRFIKQSKDWNEFLSKMSSQGYEIKQGKHIAFKHKDKERFTRAKTIGEDYTEEKIKERIQEAVNTRSEKPKSRVKKIIDVESNIKVKESKGYEFWAKKHNLKVMADSVLFLREQGIKSVAQLDVLIQEGADKRQELQEEIKLIDDKSAQLSKVMEHAHTVKQFKEIYKYHKENPTDKQFENEYSREIALYKVAATELLKNYKKLPDTKEILAELDSLQEKKNTLMKEYSDSKTNIDDLFIIRKNFEQYMGKEMER from the coding sequence ATGGCTATTACAAAGATTCACCCCATAAAATCAACATTGAATTACGCCATTGACTACATTACAAATGCAGATAAAACGGATGAGAAGTTACTGGTTTCTTCCTACCTTTGCCACCCTATTTCAGCTCATACTGCATTTATTAAAACTAGGGAAGACGCAAATACAAGCGGATCAGTCATTGCCAGACACCTGATACAATCATTTTATCCAGGGGAAACAACACCAGATAAAGCTCATGAGATCGGTCTGGAGCTTTGTAAAAAAATACTGAAAGACGAATACCAATATGTGCTTTCAACCCATGTAGATAAGGGACACATTCACAACCATATCATCTTCAATAATGTGAATAGCAAGACTGGCAAATGCTATCAATCGAATAAGCGAAGCTATCACCAAATCAGATTCCAAAGCGATACTTTATGTAAAGAAAATAACCTCAGTGTGATTGACGAATACTATGAAGCCTATAAAAGAAAATATAAGACCAACGGCAAAAGCTGGTATGAGAATGAACAACATAAAAAAGGAACTTCTTGGAAAAGCAAACTACAATTTGACATCGATAGGTTCATCAAACAATCGAAAGACTGGAACGAATTCCTATCAAAAATGAGTTCGCAAGGTTATGAAATCAAGCAAGGAAAACACATTGCTTTTAAACATAAGGACAAAGAAAGATTCACCAGAGCTAAGACAATCGGCGAAGATTATACCGAAGAAAAAATTAAAGAAAGGATTCAAGAAGCTGTCAACACACGCTCAGAAAAGCCGAAATCAAGAGTTAAAAAGATAATTGATGTTGAGTCTAACATAAAGGTTAAAGAATCAAAAGGATATGAATTCTGGGCTAAGAAACACAACTTAAAGGTAATGGCAGACTCGGTTCTTTTTCTCCGAGAGCAAGGCATTAAGTCAGTTGCACAACTAGATGTTCTCATCCAAGAAGGAGCTGATAAACGTCAAGAATTACAAGAGGAGATTAAATTGATTGATGATAAATCTGCTCAGCTGTCAAAGGTGATGGAACATGCCCATACCGTCAAACAGTTCAAGGAAATTTATAAATATCACAAAGAAAATCCGACTGATAAGCAATTTGAAAACGAATATTCAAGAGAGATTGCACTTTATAAAGTGGCTGCAACAGAACTACTGAAAAATTATAAGAAACTACCCGATACAAAAGAGATATTAGCTGAACTAGATTCTCTTCAAGAAAAAAAGAATACCCTGATGAAAGAGTATTCTGATTCAAAAACCAACATAGATGACCTGTTCATCATTCGTAAAAACTTTGAGCAGTACATGGGAAAAGAGATGGAGAGATAG
- a CDS encoding helix-turn-helix domain-containing protein: MNFGEKLKKYRSENKITRENFAKQIEISPKTLYFYETGQRFPKSMETYEKIAKVMQCDYNYLLENDDIFVSEVANKYGQGEARKAQALTEGLVALFAGGELSDNDKDAAIQALTEAYWKAKEENKKYGRKKKK, encoded by the coding sequence ATGAATTTTGGAGAAAAACTAAAAAAATATCGCTCAGAGAACAAGATTACAAGGGAGAATTTCGCAAAGCAAATAGAAATAAGTCCAAAGACTTTGTACTTTTATGAAACTGGTCAACGCTTCCCTAAGAGTATGGAAACCTACGAAAAAATTGCGAAAGTAATGCAGTGTGATTACAACTACCTCTTAGAAAATGATGATATTTTCGTTTCTGAAGTTGCGAATAAATACGGTCAAGGTGAAGCTAGAAAGGCTCAAGCTTTAACTGAAGGTCTCGTTGCCCTCTTTGCCGGCGGTGAACTCTCAGATAATGATAAAGATGCTGCTATTCAAGCACTAACCGAAGCTTATTGGAAAGCAAAAGAAGAGAATAAAAAGTATGGTCGTAAAAAGAAAAAGTAA
- a CDS encoding SymE family type I addiction module toxin, translating into MKERKLKISYAPGANHKEEIPRIVLQGKWLKELGFEVGEHVTINYSNENIVVSKNKDLIQSTN; encoded by the coding sequence ATGAAAGAACGAAAACTTAAAATAAGCTATGCACCAGGAGCAAATCATAAAGAAGAAATCCCTCGCATTGTTCTGCAAGGGAAATGGTTGAAAGAACTTGGGTTTGAAGTTGGTGAACATGTAACCATAAACTATTCCAACGAAAACATTGTAGTATCTAAAAATAAAGATTTGATACAAAGTACAAATTAG
- a CDS encoding DNA cytosine methyltransferase, protein MHKVVSLFCGCGGNDRGMIGGFRYNKKLYKKLPFEIVYANDIDEKAIETYKENFGSKNVFCRDICDIEAQDIPEHDILVGGFPCQSFSTVNPTKDPYDDRANLYKEMVRVAELHKPKLIVAENVKGFMTLNKGSIFKRVKEEIENLGYSVYSSLLNSADYGIPQKRERVIMICVHESIEKEWEFPKPTTPNRDVPLSIAVPKLRIEDEKYYFSKRAVEGMKNAKKNMKRGLWQDLSEPCLTITSHLAKVSLNSRDPVLLVDPDSELYRRFTPREAATIQSFPNSFKFVGSEGDAYRQIGNAIPPVLAWHIFEEVSKFLAD, encoded by the coding sequence ATGCATAAAGTGGTATCGCTATTTTGTGGCTGTGGTGGCAATGATCGCGGAATGATTGGCGGTTTTAGATACAACAAAAAATTATATAAAAAGTTACCTTTTGAGATAGTTTATGCTAATGATATTGATGAAAAGGCAATAGAGACGTATAAGGAAAATTTTGGAAGCAAAAATGTTTTTTGTAGAGATATTTGCGATATTGAAGCTCAAGATATTCCAGAACACGATATTTTAGTTGGAGGGTTTCCCTGCCAGTCGTTTAGTACGGTCAATCCGACCAAAGATCCGTATGATGATCGAGCTAACTTATATAAAGAAATGGTTAGAGTTGCGGAATTACACAAGCCTAAACTAATTGTTGCTGAGAATGTTAAAGGATTTATGACTTTAAACAAAGGGTCAATTTTCAAACGAGTAAAAGAAGAAATTGAAAATTTGGGTTATTCGGTGTATAGCTCCTTGCTAAATTCTGCGGACTATGGGATACCTCAAAAACGAGAGAGAGTTATCATGATTTGCGTACATGAATCTATTGAAAAAGAATGGGAATTCCCAAAGCCAACAACTCCTAATAGAGATGTTCCTTTAAGCATAGCGGTTCCAAAACTTCGAATTGAGGATGAGAAATATTATTTTTCTAAACGAGCAGTTGAAGGGATGAAAAATGCGAAGAAGAACATGAAACGAGGATTGTGGCAAGATTTATCTGAACCATGTTTAACAATAACTAGTCACCTAGCGAAAGTAAGCCTTAATTCAAGGGATCCTGTTCTACTGGTAGATCCTGACTCAGAGCTTTACAGAAGATTTACACCAAGAGAAGCCGCTACAATCCAATCATTTCCAAACAGTTTTAAGTTTGTAGGTAGTGAAGGTGATGCTTATCGCCAAATTGGAAATGCCATTCCACCAGTGTTAGCTTGGCATATATTTGAGGAAGTATCTAAATTCTTAGCAGATTGA
- a CDS encoding ATP-binding protein, whose protein sequence is MNKMQFTKEDLIGQVVYVDTNQVLVEVENDESINLLNVGSIVSIQTTRTYEFTIGLIDKVKRKVNELLTEDENEIKLSSDLVQVSLIGTYLTVDGDVKNRFKRGIDTFPQITHACHMINGENLKLFMNIISNEINVDKQLSIGNFTMDKGATAILDGDKFFQRHAAILGSTGSGKSWCVANLLEQASRLNNPNIIVFDIHGEYTPLCEQENGYGQSYKIAGPGDLEDESENLIFLPYWLLNRDEMLSMILDRSDSNAPNQASRFTLHIRNLKEAKLRELNKENVLRTFTVDSPIPFDIDSLVKELNEDDTRKGQGKNGPVKGEWEGKLTRFISRLETKILDKRYGFLFQPNKKTIEYNWLSDLLCRLIGDSKNNRGIKIIDFSEVPSDVLPIVTGIIARMLFDVQLWMEEDKRIPFALMCDEAHLYLPVQDEADTVQKQALGNFERIAKEGRKYGISLVAISQRPSDVSKTILSQCNNFLVLRLSNDRDKSVIRNLLPDALKGIIDQLPLLDVGEAIAVGDAILLPSRILLNKPSLTPRSATRNFWMEWDTKVADNDAIVEAVENMRCQTKSNS, encoded by the coding sequence ATGAATAAAATGCAATTTACTAAAGAAGATTTAATAGGACAAGTTGTATATGTTGATACTAACCAAGTTCTAGTGGAAGTTGAAAATGATGAATCAATTAACTTACTAAATGTTGGGAGCATTGTATCAATACAAACAACTAGAACGTATGAATTTACTATTGGTTTAATTGATAAAGTTAAGCGTAAAGTTAATGAACTTCTTACTGAAGATGAAAATGAAATTAAACTATCTTCAGATTTGGTGCAAGTTTCTTTGATTGGTACATATCTAACTGTAGATGGTGATGTCAAAAATCGATTTAAGAGAGGAATCGATACCTTTCCTCAAATTACACATGCTTGCCACATGATTAATGGGGAAAACTTAAAATTGTTTATGAATATCATAAGTAATGAAATCAATGTGGATAAACAATTATCAATAGGTAATTTCACGATGGATAAAGGTGCAACAGCAATTTTAGATGGAGATAAATTTTTTCAAAGGCATGCTGCAATATTAGGAAGTACTGGCTCTGGAAAAAGTTGGTGTGTTGCTAATTTATTAGAACAAGCAAGCCGATTGAATAACCCTAATATAATTGTTTTTGACATTCACGGAGAGTATACGCCTTTATGTGAGCAAGAAAATGGTTATGGACAATCTTATAAGATTGCAGGACCAGGTGACTTAGAAGATGAGTCTGAAAATTTAATATTTCTACCATATTGGTTATTGAATAGAGATGAGATGCTATCAATGATTCTTGATAGATCAGATAGTAATGCTCCTAATCAAGCTTCACGTTTTACATTACATATTAGAAATTTGAAAGAAGCAAAGTTGCGAGAGTTGAATAAAGAAAATGTTTTAAGAACATTCACTGTTGATTCTCCTATTCCGTTTGATATTGATTCTTTGGTAAAGGAATTAAATGAAGATGATACCAGAAAAGGACAAGGGAAAAATGGACCTGTAAAAGGTGAATGGGAAGGAAAACTAACTCGTTTTATTTCTAGACTAGAGACTAAAATTCTAGATAAGAGATATGGATTTTTATTTCAGCCGAATAAGAAAACAATTGAATATAATTGGCTTTCGGATCTCTTGTGCAGACTTATTGGAGATAGTAAAAATAATAGAGGCATAAAAATAATTGATTTTTCGGAAGTTCCATCAGATGTATTGCCTATTGTAACAGGGATTATTGCAAGGATGTTGTTCGACGTTCAATTATGGATGGAAGAAGATAAAAGAATACCTTTTGCTTTAATGTGTGATGAAGCTCACTTGTATCTCCCTGTTCAGGATGAAGCGGATACAGTTCAAAAGCAAGCGTTGGGGAACTTTGAAAGAATAGCAAAGGAAGGGCGAAAATATGGAATATCATTAGTAGCAATAAGCCAAAGACCTTCTGATGTAAGCAAAACAATTTTAAGCCAATGCAATAATTTTTTAGTGTTGAGATTATCAAATGATCGAGATAAATCTGTAATTAGGAACCTGTTGCCAGATGCCTTGAAAGGAATAATAGATCAACTTCCTCTATTAGATGTTGGCGAAGCTATCGCTGTAGGAGATGCGATTTTACTACCTAGTCGTATTCTTCTAAATAAACCAAGTTTGACTCCTCGTAGCGCAACTAGAAATTTTTGGATGGAGTGGGATACGAAAGTTGCTGACAATGATGCAATTGTTGAGGCAGTGGAAAACATGAGATGTCAAACTAAGTCTAATTCCTAA
- a CDS encoding ImmA/IrrE family metallo-endopeptidase: MIKKYKTRDPNELIWFLNIKVCPLEDTKHLLGMYHVIQRNRFIFISTEVGRQKDLILAHELGHDQLHRDQVISGVAFHENGLFVDNSKNELEANIFAAHLLIADEDIIPLLRGQIDDVDLSYELGVDINLVNLKISEMVKLGLLNLNECCVERPRGDFLKNYRPDKDDWSEC; the protein is encoded by the coding sequence TTGATTAAAAAATACAAGACGAGGGACCCCAATGAACTTATTTGGTTTTTGAACATCAAGGTCTGCCCTCTTGAAGACACAAAGCACCTTCTTGGAATGTACCATGTCATACAACGCAATAGATTTATTTTCATTTCTACTGAGGTTGGAAGGCAGAAAGATTTAATACTTGCACATGAATTAGGACATGATCAGTTACATCGTGACCAAGTCATTAGCGGAGTAGCATTCCATGAAAATGGTCTCTTTGTTGATAACTCAAAGAATGAACTTGAAGCAAATATTTTCGCAGCTCATTTGCTCATTGCTGATGAAGATATCATCCCACTTCTTCGTGGACAAATAGATGATGTAGACCTCTCTTATGAATTGGGAGTAGACATCAATCTGGTAAATTTAAAGATATCTGAAATGGTAAAACTTGGACTGCTTAATTTAAATGAATGTTGTGTTGAAAGACCTCGCGGGGACTTCTTAAAAAACTACCGACCAGATAAAGATGATTGGTCTGAATGCTAG
- a CDS encoding plasmid mobilization protein gives MANRVRTERLEIKLTKEEKELFQAKMRQAKCKSMNHFLRKCVLEKEIYTVDLKPFNELQGLLANATNNINQIAKRVNSTGVIYKDDINDMRREIEQFSKELWQIHSLLLNRTQRNEDN, from the coding sequence ATGGCAAATAGAGTAAGAACAGAAAGATTAGAAATAAAACTAACCAAAGAAGAAAAAGAACTGTTTCAAGCAAAGATGAGACAAGCGAAATGTAAAAGCATGAACCATTTTTTAAGAAAATGCGTATTAGAAAAAGAAATCTATACCGTAGATTTAAAACCCTTTAATGAATTACAAGGGCTACTTGCCAATGCCACAAACAACATCAATCAAATTGCTAAGCGAGTGAATTCTACGGGAGTTATTTATAAAGATGACATCAATGATATGAGGAGAGAGATAGAGCAGTTCTCAAAAGAACTGTGGCAGATTCATTCGCTACTACTCAATAGAACACAAAGAAACGAGGACAACTAA
- a CDS encoding SIR2 family protein has translation MILDDVKRIIQSFFDVETLTVVGSGLSVSEGIPGMKELAELLVEQVPKGLSDFDISNWHLISEDLKQGTDLETAMQNNPPNKEVEEQIVKVTYNFISEKDRDVFYEILQKQKVLRFSNYLSMFHTELYPLTVITTNYDLLIEYACENLRVAYNDSYVGKIIADFNPELATQEISKATKVGSKLVNNKNGLRLYKPHGSINWKIIDNRLIKVNHFDCGSPCIITPGTNKYLKGYDEPYDYHIGAIGAEFDKAKKIVFIGYGFNDEHLQTHFSSLKNRNKPMLIITRTLSDKAKMFVNGNKEIIALEYSLEDGQSGTKIHWENEVEFFKGLNMWDLRELVKEVFNE, from the coding sequence TTGATACTAGATGACGTAAAACGAATAATACAATCATTTTTTGATGTGGAAACATTAACGGTTGTCGGATCTGGTTTATCAGTATCCGAGGGTATACCAGGAATGAAAGAACTTGCTGAATTACTGGTTGAGCAAGTACCAAAAGGACTATCTGATTTCGATATATCTAATTGGCATTTGATTTCTGAAGATTTAAAACAAGGAACAGATTTAGAGACTGCGATGCAGAACAATCCTCCCAATAAAGAGGTTGAGGAACAAATAGTAAAGGTTACTTATAATTTTATATCTGAAAAAGATAGAGATGTTTTTTATGAAATATTACAAAAACAAAAGGTTTTGCGTTTTTCGAACTATCTTTCTATGTTCCATACTGAATTATATCCGCTAACAGTTATTACAACAAATTATGACTTGTTAATTGAGTATGCATGTGAAAATTTAAGGGTTGCATATAATGATTCATATGTTGGGAAGATTATTGCTGATTTCAACCCTGAACTTGCTACTCAAGAAATATCAAAAGCAACTAAAGTAGGAAGTAAATTAGTAAATAATAAAAATGGATTGCGATTATATAAGCCTCATGGCTCGATTAACTGGAAAATAATTGATAATAGATTAATTAAAGTCAATCATTTTGATTGTGGTTCCCCTTGTATAATCACGCCAGGAACAAACAAATATTTGAAAGGATACGATGAACCGTATGACTATCATATAGGTGCGATTGGTGCTGAATTTGATAAAGCAAAGAAGATAGTATTTATAGGTTACGGATTTAATGATGAGCATCTACAAACTCACTTTTCTAGCTTGAAGAATCGAAATAAACCAATGCTAATAATAACAAGGACACTTTCAGATAAGGCTAAGATGTTTGTAAATGGTAATAAAGAGATAATTGCATTAGAGTATTCTTTAGAAGACGGTCAATCGGGTACAAAAATCCATTGGGAAAATGAAGTCGAATTTTTTAAAGGATTAAATATGTGGGATTTGAGAGAATTGGTGAAAGAGGTGTTTAATGAATAA